In Panthera tigris isolate Pti1 chromosome D2, P.tigris_Pti1_mat1.1, whole genome shotgun sequence, one DNA window encodes the following:
- the HNRNPF gene encoding heterogeneous nuclear ribonucleoprotein F codes for MMLGPEGGEGFVVKLRGLPWSCSVEDVQNFLSDCTIHDGAAGVHFIYTREGRQSGEAFVELESEDDVKMALKKDRESMGHRYIEVFKSHRTEMDWVLKHSGPNSADTANDGFVRLRGLPFGCTKEEIVQFFSGLEIVPNGITLPVDPEGKITGEAFVQFASQELAEKALGKHKERIGHRYIEVFKSSQEEVRSYSDPPLKFMSVQRPGPYDRPGTARRYIGIVKQAGLERMRSGAYSAGYGGYEEYSGLSDGYGFTTDLFGRDLSYCLSGMYDHRYGDGEFTVQSTTGHCVHMRGLPYKATENDIYNFFSPLNPVRVHIEIGPDGRVTGEADVEFATHEEAVAAMSKDRANMQHRYIELFLNSTTGASNGAYSSQMMQGMGVSAQSTYSGLESQSVSGCYGAGYGGQNSMGGYD; via the coding sequence ATGATGCTGGGCCCCGAGGGAGGTGAAGGCTTTGTGGTCAAGCTCCGTGGCCTGCCCTGGTCCTGCTCTGTTGAGGATGTGCAGAATTTCCTTTCTGACTGCACAATACATGATGGGGCTGCAGGCGTTCATTTCATCTACACTAGAGAAGGCAGGCAGAGTGGTGAGGCTTTTGTTGAACTTGAATCAGAAGATGATGTAAAAATGGCCCTTAAAAAAGACAGGGAAAGCATGGGACACCGGTACATTGAGGTGTTCAAGTCCCACAGAACCGAGATGGATTGGGTATTGAAGCACAGTGGTCCAAACAGTGCCGACACCGCCAATGATGGCTTCGTGCGGCTTCGAGGACTCCCATTTGGATGCACCAAGGAAGAAATTGTTCAGTTCTTCTCAGGGTTGGAAATTGTGCCAAACGGGATCACATTGCCTGTGGACCCCGAGGGCAAGATTACAGGGGAAGCCTTTGTGCAGTTTGCCTCACAGGAGTTAGCGGAGAAGGCCCTAGGGAAGCACAAGGAGAGAATAGGGCACAGGTATATTGAAGTGTTCAAGAGCAGTCAGGAAGAAGTTAGGTCATACTCGGATCCCCCTCTGAAGTTCATGTCTGTACAGCGGCCAGGGCCCTATGACCGCCCTGGCACGGCCAGGAGGTATATTGGCATTGTCAAGCAAGCAGGCCTGGAGAGGATGAGGTCTGGTGCTTATAGTGCAGGCTATGGGGGCTATGAGGAGTACAGCGGCCTCAGCGATGGCTACGGCTTCACCACTGATCTGTTTGGGAGAGACCTCAGTTACTGTCTCTCAGGCATGTATGACCACAGATACGGAGACGGCGAGTTCACTGTCCAGAGTACCACTGGACACTGTGTCCACATGAGAGGGCTACCATACAAAGCCACAGAGAACGACATTTACAACTTCTTCTCTCCACTCAACCCTGTGAGAGTCCATATTGAGATTGGCCCTGATGGAAGAGTGACGGGCGAAGCCGATGTTGAGTTTGCCACTCACGAAGAAGCTGTGGCAGCAATGTCCAAAGACCGGGCCAACATGCAACACAGATACATAGAACTTTTCCTGAATTCCACAACTGGGGCCAGCAATGGGGCGTACAGCAGCCAGATGATGCAAGGCATGGGGGTGTCGGCCCAGTCCACTTACAGTGGCCTCGAGAGCCAGTCTGTGAGTGGCTGTTATGGGGCTGGCTATGGAGGCCAGAACAGCATGGGTGGATATGACTAG